The proteins below are encoded in one region of Nitrospira sp.:
- the cheW gene encoding chemotaxis protein CheW yields the protein MAALEASSKELDQEMGIATDGNQYLTFTLGDELYGVDILKVQEIKGYTAVTRIPNTPTYIKGVLNLRGTIVPIVDLRCRFNMEETKYTMFTVIVVVVVREKVVGLIVDSVSDVLNIAKQDIQDPPEFGHKIDTSFLNGIGKAGDKLVAVLNIERLFDETTLPGSV from the coding sequence ATGGCCGCTCTGGAAGCCAGCTCGAAAGAACTCGATCAAGAAATGGGAATTGCCACGGACGGCAATCAATATCTGACCTTCACGCTCGGCGACGAATTGTACGGCGTGGATATCCTCAAGGTCCAGGAAATCAAAGGGTACACCGCCGTGACGCGGATCCCCAATACCCCGACCTACATCAAGGGCGTGCTGAATCTCAGGGGCACCATTGTACCGATTGTCGACCTGCGGTGCCGATTCAACATGGAGGAGACCAAGTACACGATGTTCACGGTCATCGTGGTGGTCGTGGTTCGAGAAAAAGTCGTGGGCCTGATCGTGGATTCGGTCTCCGACGTGCTGAACATCGCCAAACAGGACATACAGGATCCACCCGAGTTCGGACACAAGATCGATACGAGCTTTCTCAATGGGATCGGCAAAGCGGGCGACAAGCTGGTCGCGGTGCTGAATATCGAGCGACTCTTCGATGAGACGACGCTTCCGGGATCCGTATAA
- the cheR34H gene encoding chemotaxis protein methyltransferase, producing the protein MEYDITDQEYENFRALIYAQSGISLGDKKKSLVVSRLSKRLRDLGLNTFQDYFELVSLDPDGGEFTQMLDLISTNKTDFFREPKHFDFLREQLLPEQRATRSIRIWSSACSTGEEPYTIAMTLYDGVDAPSRWNFQILASDLSTRVLAKAASGIYDEDRVRGLDPALVQRHFLRGRGAQAGMLKVKPHLTEIIRFRRQNLMDSRFPIKQPLDLIFCRNVMIYFDRPTQEALVARFYRYLRPGGYLFIGHSESLQWLHHSFLSIAPTIYRKAD; encoded by the coding sequence ATGGAATACGATATCACCGACCAGGAATACGAGAACTTCCGCGCCCTCATCTACGCACAAAGTGGAATCTCACTCGGAGACAAAAAGAAGTCTCTGGTGGTGTCTCGACTCTCGAAGCGTTTGCGGGATTTAGGACTGAATACCTTTCAGGACTATTTTGAGCTCGTCTCGCTGGATCCAGACGGCGGCGAGTTCACTCAGATGCTCGACTTGATTTCCACCAATAAGACGGATTTCTTCCGGGAGCCCAAGCACTTCGATTTTCTCCGCGAACAGCTTTTGCCGGAACAGCGTGCCACGCGAAGCATCCGCATCTGGTCCTCCGCGTGTTCCACCGGCGAGGAGCCCTATACGATCGCCATGACCCTGTACGACGGCGTAGATGCCCCGAGTCGATGGAACTTTCAAATACTCGCCTCGGATCTCTCCACCCGTGTCTTGGCCAAGGCGGCTTCCGGCATCTATGACGAGGATCGCGTACGTGGGCTCGATCCTGCTCTCGTCCAGCGACACTTCCTGCGTGGGCGCGGCGCACAAGCCGGCATGCTGAAGGTCAAACCACACCTGACGGAGATCATCAGGTTTCGGCGCCAGAATCTGATGGACTCGCGCTTCCCCATCAAACAGCCGTTGGATTTGATCTTCTGCAGGAATGTGATGATCTATTTCGACCGGCCCACCCAGGAGGCACTGGTCGCCAGGTTCTATCGGTACTTGCGGCCCGGGGGGTATTTGTTTATCGGGCACTCCGAAAGTCTGCAATGGTTACATCATTCCTTTCTCTCGATCGCACCCACGATTTATCGAAAGGCCGACTGA
- the cheD gene encoding putative chemoreceptor glutamine deamidase CheD — MPDIDLNQFAHVRRMRDPRFTEEVAAILPGEFFVTREPMVIYTVLGSCVSACIRDPIAGIGGMNHFMLPAPKGGGGTDSWGESTRYGSFAMERLINEILKLGGMKHRLEIKLFGGGKIYDGSIDVGVNNARWVLQFMKQEGYIPAKTDLGDVFPRKVYYFAQSGRVLMKKITKVKNDTIFAREAEYQKQLQVETDATDVTLF, encoded by the coding sequence ATGCCCGACATCGACTTGAATCAATTCGCTCACGTCCGCCGTATGCGGGATCCTCGTTTTACGGAGGAAGTCGCAGCCATCCTCCCCGGTGAATTTTTCGTGACGCGCGAGCCGATGGTGATTTACACGGTGCTCGGTTCCTGCGTATCGGCTTGCATTCGGGACCCGATCGCCGGCATAGGGGGGATGAATCACTTCATGCTGCCCGCGCCTAAAGGCGGGGGAGGCACCGATTCCTGGGGAGAATCCACACGCTACGGATCCTTCGCAATGGAACGGCTGATCAACGAGATCCTTAAACTTGGAGGCATGAAGCATCGACTGGAAATCAAGTTGTTCGGAGGCGGGAAGATTTATGACGGATCCATCGACGTCGGCGTCAACAATGCTCGCTGGGTGCTCCAGTTCATGAAACAAGAAGGATACATCCCGGCTAAGACGGACCTTGGCGACGTGTTCCCCCGCAAGGTCTACTATTTCGCCCAGTCAGGGCGAGTCTTGATGAAGAAAATTACCAAGGTCAAGAACGACACGATCTTTGCTCGGGAGGCGGAGTACCAGAAGCAATTGCAGGTCGAAACGGACGCCACCGATGTCACACTGTTTTAA
- the cheB gene encoding chemotaxis response regulator protein-glutamate methylesterase has translation MVKIRTLIVDDSALIRQLMTELLSRDPAIEVIGTAQDPFVAREKIKTLNPDVITLDVEMPRMDGLTFLEKLMAGRPMPVIMVSSLTEAGCETTLRALELGAVDFVTKPKIDVRQGLEGLAQDLANKVKAASLANVRARASRGASGQPRLASMSSAMIKTTDTIIAIGSSTGGTEALKEILEVLPPNTPPIIMTQHMPERFTKTFADRLNQLCRISVKEAEDGDSVLPGHALLAPGNYHMTLIRSGARYSVRVNQDPPVNRHRPSVDVMFDSVSRIAGANSVGVILTGMGNDGAKGMLAMKQAGAHTLAQDEASCVVFGMPKEAIKLGAADKILPLSDIPAAILGYVSRS, from the coding sequence ATGGTGAAGATTCGCACGCTGATCGTGGATGACTCCGCCTTGATCCGCCAACTCATGACCGAACTCCTGTCCCGGGATCCGGCGATTGAAGTCATCGGCACTGCACAAGACCCCTTTGTCGCGCGAGAAAAGATCAAAACTTTGAATCCCGACGTGATCACCTTGGACGTCGAGATGCCTCGCATGGACGGCTTGACCTTTTTGGAGAAGCTCATGGCCGGACGTCCGATGCCGGTGATCATGGTCAGTTCGCTGACTGAGGCGGGGTGCGAGACAACGCTACGCGCGCTTGAATTGGGAGCCGTCGATTTCGTCACGAAACCGAAGATCGACGTGCGCCAAGGCCTTGAAGGCCTTGCCCAGGACCTTGCCAATAAAGTCAAGGCCGCTTCACTGGCCAACGTGCGTGCGCGCGCGTCTCGCGGAGCATCCGGTCAGCCCAGGCTGGCATCTATGTCCTCGGCCATGATCAAGACCACGGATACCATCATTGCCATAGGCTCGTCGACCGGCGGGACGGAAGCATTGAAAGAGATTCTCGAGGTGTTACCCCCGAATACTCCGCCGATTATCATGACCCAACACATGCCGGAAAGGTTTACCAAGACCTTCGCCGATCGACTCAATCAGCTCTGCCGTATTTCCGTGAAAGAAGCGGAAGACGGCGATAGCGTGCTGCCTGGCCATGCACTCTTGGCACCCGGGAATTATCATATGACGTTAATCCGGAGTGGAGCACGGTACAGCGTACGTGTGAACCAGGATCCGCCGGTCAATCGTCATCGTCCGTCCGTCGACGTCATGTTTGATTCCGTCTCCCGTATCGCCGGCGCCAACAGCGTCGGCGTCATCCTCACCGGGATGGGCAACGACGGGGCGAAAGGCATGCTCGCAATGAAGCAGGCCGGTGCCCATACGCTCGCCCAGGATGAAGCCTCCTGCGTAGTGTTCGGGATGCCGAAGGAAGCCATCAAATTGGGAGCGGCCGACAAAATCCTTCCCCTGAGCGATATCCCGGCCGCCATTCTCGGCTACGTGAGTCGCAGCTGA
- a CDS encoding ATP-binding protein: MAVLLSVASGKGGVGKSVVSTNLALLLAKAGRRVVLADLDIGGADAHILLGQLNPPATLSDFLNRTVARLDQIAIPIVFHPNLRLIAGTGDTLATANMPYAKKKRLIRHFRELDADVIVVDIGAGTNYHALDFFLMADRHLAVATPEPTSVLDLYRFIKLAAVRRVLAAFLARSPMAEALSNRDFSSVDEVMEVVGTADHAGREDAAIALQAFRPGLIVNRTTTRTSVNIHHLRKLLHQYVGGDLELLGEIPDDPSMSQAVRRFLPVVEANPSCPASRGLELIATRIVRVLEEVAARPVVLGC; this comes from the coding sequence ATGGCTGTTCTGCTCTCGGTGGCCTCCGGCAAGGGCGGTGTCGGGAAAAGCGTCGTCTCCACCAATCTGGCGCTGCTCCTGGCGAAAGCCGGCCGGCGAGTAGTGTTGGCCGATCTGGACATCGGCGGGGCAGATGCTCACATCCTACTCGGCCAACTCAACCCACCAGCCACCCTGTCTGACTTTCTCAACAGAACCGTTGCCCGTCTCGATCAGATCGCGATTCCGATTGTGTTCCACCCGAACCTCAGGCTGATTGCGGGAACTGGCGACACTCTGGCCACCGCGAACATGCCTTACGCGAAAAAGAAGCGGCTCATCAGGCACTTTCGGGAACTGGACGCCGACGTCATCGTCGTGGATATCGGTGCCGGCACGAATTATCATGCGTTGGATTTCTTTCTCATGGCCGACCGACATCTTGCGGTGGCAACCCCGGAACCGACCTCCGTGCTGGACTTGTACCGATTCATCAAACTCGCCGCCGTGCGGAGGGTCCTGGCCGCTTTTCTCGCGAGAAGCCCGATGGCGGAAGCTCTCTCCAATCGCGACTTCTCAAGTGTTGACGAAGTCATGGAGGTCGTCGGGACAGCCGACCACGCCGGCCGCGAGGACGCCGCGATCGCTTTGCAAGCGTTTCGCCCCGGCCTCATCGTCAATCGGACGACGACCCGCACCAGCGTCAACATTCATCACTTGCGTAAACTCTTGCATCAGTATGTCGGAGGTGACCTCGAACTACTCGGCGAGATTCCGGACGATCCGTCGATGAGCCAGGCCGTCCGCAGATTCCTTCCCGTGGTCGAAGCCAACCCATCCTGTCCAGCCTCTCGAGGCCTCGAGCTGATCGCGACCCGAATCGTTCGTGTACTTGAAGAGGTCGCGGCACGCCCAGTCGTTCTCGGGTGTTAG
- the fliI gene encoding flagellum-specific ATP synthase FliI, producing MKHLEWLEQLDPVAVHGRIAQAAGIVLEGYGPATSIGELCEVSREDGSTPLMAEVVGFRGERIVLMPLGDMRGVGPGSRLTMKGRPACAPVGPKLLGRVIDGLGRPLDDKGPIEADASYPLYQAPLNPLERTRISNPLDVGIRVINALLTCGVGQKIGIFAGAGVGKSILLGMLSRNTVTDVSVIALIGERGREVKEFLERDLRPDSLQRTVVVVATSDQPPLVRLRGAFLATAIAEYFRDQNRQVLLLMDSLTRFAQGQREVGLAIGEPPTTKGYPPSVFALLPRLLERVGTCAGAGTLTGIYTILVEGDDLADPIADSARSILDGHIVLSRDLAARNHYPAIDVLQSTSRVMRSVIAPAHDVAARSVIEMLATYQRAEDLITVGAYHPGINPKLDRAVNAIDNIHAFLKQEKEERASFPASIEALLKLVEGAR from the coding sequence ATGAAGCATCTCGAGTGGTTGGAGCAGCTCGATCCGGTCGCCGTGCACGGCCGTATCGCCCAGGCGGCGGGTATCGTATTGGAAGGGTACGGTCCGGCCACATCGATTGGAGAATTGTGCGAGGTCTCGCGGGAGGACGGCAGCACTCCGCTCATGGCGGAGGTCGTAGGATTTCGCGGGGAACGGATCGTCCTCATGCCGCTCGGCGATATGCGGGGTGTCGGGCCCGGAAGCCGTCTGACGATGAAGGGGCGTCCCGCCTGCGCTCCGGTTGGGCCGAAACTGCTCGGGCGGGTGATCGATGGGCTCGGGCGACCGTTGGATGACAAGGGACCAATCGAGGCGGACGCGTCCTATCCGCTCTATCAGGCGCCGCTCAATCCGTTGGAGCGAACTCGCATTTCGAACCCGTTGGACGTTGGGATTCGAGTTATCAACGCCCTCTTGACCTGTGGGGTCGGGCAAAAGATCGGCATCTTCGCCGGAGCCGGCGTTGGGAAAAGTATCCTGCTCGGCATGTTGAGCCGCAACACGGTCACCGATGTCAGTGTCATCGCCCTGATCGGCGAACGGGGTCGCGAGGTCAAGGAATTCTTGGAACGGGATCTTCGCCCGGACAGTCTGCAGCGCACGGTGGTGGTCGTGGCCACGTCCGATCAACCTCCGCTCGTTCGATTGCGGGGGGCCTTTTTAGCGACGGCGATTGCCGAATACTTTCGGGACCAGAATCGGCAGGTCCTCCTCCTGATGGATTCGTTGACGCGCTTCGCGCAGGGACAGCGGGAGGTCGGACTGGCCATCGGCGAGCCGCCGACCACCAAGGGGTATCCTCCGTCGGTGTTCGCGCTACTTCCGAGGCTGCTCGAACGGGTGGGGACGTGCGCCGGGGCAGGCACGCTGACCGGCATTTATACGATTTTGGTCGAAGGCGACGATCTCGCCGATCCGATCGCGGATTCGGCACGGTCGATCCTGGACGGACACATCGTGCTGTCCCGCGACTTGGCGGCCCGCAACCACTATCCGGCCATCGACGTGCTGCAAAGCACGAGCCGTGTGATGCGAAGCGTCATTGCCCCCGCCCACGACGTCGCGGCACGATCGGTCATCGAAATGCTCGCTACGTATCAACGGGCCGAAGATCTCATCACCGTGGGGGCGTATCATCCTGGAATCAATCCAAAGTTGGACCGCGCCGTGAACGCGATCGATAACATTCATGCCTTTCTCAAGCAGGAGAAAGAAGAACGGGCCAGCTTTCCGGCCTCGATCGAAGCGCTCCTCAAGTTGGTGGAGGGAGCGCGATGA